GGCTTGCCGATCAACACCGCGATTTCCGCTTCGTAGTGCACTGAACCGCGCTCGGTAGGGATGGCGAAACCGCCTTCCAGCGCCACCACGCAACTGCCTGGCTTGATAAACAGCAGCGGCTCGGTAGGTACCGGGTTATCCAGTTCCTTGGCGTGTTCGGCGTAGTTACGCCCGATGCACACCACTTTCCCCAGGGGAAAGTGAATATTGGTGCCGTCGACATACTTGTGCTGGTAGCTCATGGACCGACTCCTTCAGGGACTGTTAAACAGCGAAAATCTTGCCCGGGTTCATGATCCCGTTAGGGTCGAACACCGCCTTCACTGCCTTCATGTATTCAATTTCAACCGGCGAACGGCTGTAGGTCAGGTAATCGCGCTTGGTCATGCCCACGCCGTGTTCGGCGGAGATCGAGCCGTTGTACTTCTGCACGGTCTCGAATACCCACTTGTTGACGGTGGCGCACTTGGCGAAGAACTCGTCCTTGCTCAGGTTTTCCGGCTTGAGGATGTTCAAGTGCAGGTTGCCGTCGCCGATGTGGCCAAACCAGACAATTTCGAAGTCCGGGTAGTGTTCGCCGACGATCGCGTCGATTTCCTTCAGGAAGGCCGGTACTTTCGACACAGTCACCGAAATGTCGTTCTTGTATGGCGTCCAGTGGGAGATGGTCTCGGAGATGTACTCGCGCAGCTTCCACAGGTTGTGCAGTTGGGTTTCGCTCTGGCTCATCACGCCGTCCAGCACCCAGCCCTGCTCCACGCAGTGTTCAAAGGTGGCCAGGGCATCGTTGGCCACTTCTTCGGTGGTCGCTTCAAATTCCAGCAGCGCGTAGAACGGGCAGTCGGATTCGAACGGCGCCGGCACGTCGCCACGCCCGAGGACTTTGGCCAGGGCCTTGTCGGAGAAGAACTCGAAGGCGGTCAGGTCCAGCTTGCTCTGGAAAGCGTGCAGCACCGGCATGATCGAGTCGAAGTCGGTGGTGCCGAGCACCATCGCGGTGAGGTTCTTCGGCGCACGGTCCAGGCGCATGGTGGCTTCGACCACAAAACCCAGGGTGCCTTCAGCGCCGATAAACAGCTGGCGCATGTCGTAGCCGGTGGCGTTCTTGATCAGGTCTTTGTTCAGTTCCAGCAAGTCGCCCTTGCCGGTAACGACTTTCATGCCGGCTACCCAGTTGCGGGTCATGCCGTAGCGAATCACTTTGATCCCGCCGGCATTGGTGCCGATATTGCCGCCAATCTGGCTGGAACCGGAAGAGGCGAAATCCACCGGGTAGTACAGGCCTTTTTCTTCGGCGACGTTCTGCAATTGCTTGGTGACCACGCCCGGCTGGCACACGGCGGTGCGGTCGGTAAGGTTCACGTCGAGGATCTGGTTCATATAGTCGAACGACACCACCACTTCGCCATTAGCGGCCACTGCGGCGGCCGACAAGCCAGTACGGCCACCGGACGGCACCAGCGCGACCTTGTGCTCATTGGCCCAACGGACGATGGCCTGCACCTGCTCGGTGGTCTTCGGAAAGACGATGGCCACCGGAGCCGGGGCGAAATGCTTGGTCCAGTCCTTGCCATAAGCCTCAAGGGAGTCAGCATCGGTCAGGACCTTGCCAGGCTCAACCAGGGTCTTCAGCTCATCAATCAGGGCAGGATGGGTCATCGACAGAACTCTCGAACAATTCATGGTCATCCTGAGAACGCTTCACGTCGCAGGAATGGGTGTTTAGCGGGGCACGTATGCTAGCATACCGCCCCCGCAGGATAGTGCCCAAGGGCGTTCTGCGGTGACGGCTTTCCTGCCGTCCGGGTCAGCTTGCGCTGCTCGATTCCCTGCCATTTTTCTCCGGGATACAGGTTTACGCAGATGAGCAAGACTTCTCTCGATAAGAGCAAGATCAAGTTCCTTCTTCTGGAAGGCGTCCACCCATCGGCCGTCGAAGTCCTGAAGGCCGCCGGGTACACCAGCATTGAGTACATCACCAGTTCTCTGCCGGAAGCCCAGCTCAAGGAAAAGATCGCCGACGCGCACTTTATCGGCATTCGCTCCCGCACTCAGCTGACCGAAGAGATCTTCGATCACGCCAAGAAGTTGGTGGCTGTGGGCTGTTTCTGCATCGGCACCAACCAGGTCGACCTCAACGCAGCGCGCGAGCGCGGCATTGCGGTGTTCAACGCACCGTACTCCAACACCCGCTCCGTCGCTGAGTTGGTGCTGGCCGAGGCGATCCTGTTGTTGCGCGGTATTCCCGAGAAGAACGCTTCCTGCCACCGTGGCGGCTGGATCAAGAGCGCAGCCAACTCCTTCGAAATCCGTGGCAAGAAGCTGGGTATCGTCGGTTACGGCTCGATCGGCACTCAACTGTCGGTATTGGCCGAAGGCCTTGGCATGCAGGTGTTCTTCTACGACACCCTGACCAAGCTGCCGTTGGGCAACGCCACTCAGGTGTCGAGCCTGACCGAGCTGCTGGGCATGTCCGACATCGTGACCCTGCACGTACCGGAAACCGCTGAAACCCAGTGGATGATCGGCGAGAAGGAAATCCGCGCCATCAAGAAGGGCGGGATCCTGATCAACGCCGCACGCGGCACCGTGGTCGAGCTGGACGCTTTGGCCGACGCGATCAAGGACAAGCACCTGATCGGCGCTGCAATCGACGTGTTCCCGGTAGAGCCGCGCTCTAACGACGACATCTTCGAAAGCCCGCTGCGTGGCCTGGACAACGTGATCCTGACCCCGCACATCGGCGGTTCCACCGCTGAAGCCCAAGCCAACATCGGCCTGGAAGTGTCGGAGAAACTGGTCAAGTACAGCGACAACGGTACGTCGGTGTCCTCGGTCAACTTCCCGGAAGTGGCGCTGCCGGCTCACCCTGGCAAGCACCGTCTGCTGCACATCCACCAGAACATCCCTGGCGTGATGATGGAGATCAACAAGGTCTTCGCGGAAAACGGCATCAACATTTCCGGTCAGTTCCTGCAGACCAACGAGAAAGTCGGCTACGTGGTTATCGACGTAGACGCCGAGTATTCGGACCTGGCGCAAGAGAAGCTGCAACACATCAACGGCACTATCCGTAGCCGCGTGTTGTTCTAATCGTTCAGGCGTGCACAAAAAAGGGAGACCCTCGGGTCTCCCTTTTTTTGTCTGAACAAATCTTACTTCACGTTAACCGTAATGACTTTTGACGCTACAGTCGGGTTGAACTGCATGTGCAGTTTGTCGCCGGCTACCAGTTGCAGCGTGTGCTTGCCTGGGGTGAGGGTCAGCTCGGTTTCGGTCTGGGCCTTGCCGTAGTGAATCACGGTGTCGGTGGCCGGGATCGGCACGCTGGCGTCCGGCAGGGCTTTCTGGTCGATCAGCAGGTGGTGGTGGCCGGTGCCCGGATCCTGGCTGGTGGCCGGGGCCAGTTTCAGGCCTTCCATGCCGAATTTCACGGTGAAGGTTTTATCGACGGTAGCGCCATCTTTCGGCGACACGATAAACACCTTGGCACCTTCAGGTGGCGCGCTACGCGGGATGCCATCGGCGGCGGTTGCCAACATCGAAGCGCCCAGCAAGAGGCTGGCCAGGGTTGCACGGGTCAAAAAGGCTTTCATTCACTTCTCCAGTTTTTCTGTGAAATCTGTAGGGTTATGACAACTTCGCGACAAATTGCTGTCCAAGGCACTCAACACCATAGCAAAGCGAGCCTGAACGGCGCCTCGCTCATTCGAATTCTTTAGGAGAGACCATGCGTTTCCTGCCTGGCCTGTTACTTTTACTGCCCCTTGTGAGCCCCCTGGCCCATGCCGATCTGATCGACGATGTGTTTGACCGCGGGGAACTGCGTATCGCCATGCAAGCTAACACCCCACCTTTCAACTTCAAGCAAGGCGACAAACTCACCGGCTTTGAAGTAGAGCTGGGCGAACTGCTGGCCAAGGAAATGGACGTACGCCCCTCCTTTATCACCGTCGATGCCGCCGAGTTGCTGGCGGGCGTGGAAAGCGCCAAATACGACGTGGCCATCAACCATATCGCTATGACTCCTGAACTGGCGGATCGTTTCGACTTCAGCGAGCCCTACAGCTACTCCAGCGCACAGCTGATCGTGCGCAAACAGGAACAACGCCCGCTGGGCAGTTTTGCAGCGCTCAAGGGCAAGGCATTGGGCGTGGCCCAAGGCAGCCAGTTTGTGGAGCAGGCACGCACCGCCGAAGGCGTTGATTTGCGCAGCTACGCCGATGCCAAACAGCCGATCAAGGACGTCGCCGACCAACAAATTGATGCGGCCATCAGTGACCGGCTGCTGATTCCCTACGCGATTCGTGACAGCGAGTTACCGGTGAAGGGCGGCGCAGATGTGGGCCCGACGTTGAGCCTGGCGATCCCGTTCCAAAAGGGTAACCCGGCGTTCAAGGCCAGCCTGGACAAAGCCCTGCAACGGGTGAAGGCCGATGGCCGGCTGACGGCGCTGTCGGAGAAGTGGTTCGGGATGGATGCGAGCAAGCCGGTGGCCAAGGCCGGATAACCGACCCGGTCAATGTAGGAGCTGGCTTGCCTGCGATAGCGGTGGGTCAGCACCAAAAATGTAGGCTGATACACCGCTATCGCAGGCAAGCCAGCTCGCACATTTTGATCTATGTCGGGCTAGAGAGTTTTGCCAGGGCAGCCGCCGCTTCGGGCAACTCCAGCTCACTGAACACCAGCACCCCATGGCGCTTGAGCAACGCTGCCGTCACACCTTCGCCGGTCACCTTCACGCCGGTAAACGTGCCGTCATAGGTCAGCAGGTTGCCGCAGGACGGGCTGTTGGCCTTGAGCACGGCGATACGGATGTGGTGGCGCTGCACCAACGCCAGCGCCTGGTGGGCGCCATCGAGGAAGGCCTCGCTGAAGTCTTCCCCCTGGGCCGTCAGCACCTGGGCTCGGCCCTCCCAAACATCGATCCCCTGCCCGCCCGGGATCTCGGCAGACGGGCGCGGCGTCGGCAAACCACCCGCCACTTCCGGGCACACAGCAACCACCCGCCCTTCGGCCTGCCACGCGGTCAGTTGGTCGAAAGGCCCGCTGGCCCCTGCGTCGTAGCGTACCCGGTGGCCCAGCAGGCAGCGGCTGACCAGAATCTTTTGCATGATCAAAACGGCTCGTTACCCCGCCGGCGAAACCAGCCGGTAAGGGACAGGCGTTCGCGTGTGGCAGGCATGACTTCATGGGGGATCTCCCCCGACAGGAACACCACCAGGCAACCGCCGGTGGGCACCACATCGTATTCGACGTCGCCCTTGAGGTACATGCGCAACTGGCCACCATGCTCTGGCAGCCACGCATCGTTCAAATAGATCACCGCCGACACCATGCGCCGGTCGTCATCACGAAACCGGTCCACATGCCTGAGGTAAAACGCCCCCGGCGGGTACATGGCGAAGTGGCTTTCGAAGTCTTCCAGCCCCAGGAACAGCCCCCGGTTCATCGCCACTCGCAGGCTGTCCATCAGCTCCAGATAGTTGTCGCAGGCGACCACTTCGCCCGGCTCCAGCCACTGGATATGGTCACCGCGAATGCCCTCGCGAATCTCCTGGGACGGCCCACGTCCGACGGCTGCCGGCGCCAATTCACCTTCGGCGGCGCGTTTATGGCACTCAGCCGCCAGTTCCAGGGTCAGAGCCTCGGGCAGGAAGATATTCTGCTGCGACCAGCCTTGTGCGGCCAAGTCATCGACAATGCGTAACAGCAGCGGGTGATCGGAGGGTATGGGCATGGCGCGCATAGTATCCATACGCCTGCGAATCCGACAGCGCCGCCGAGCGTCTGAATACACTTTAGTCAGGTGACCAATAGGATTTCTCGACAAATCCTACGCCCGACACGGACAATAGTGGCCGACTGACAGGAGTCCATATGCGTCGTTTGCTTTTTTCCTTGCTGATGTTCTGCGTTTTGCCCGCGTGGGCAGACGGCCATGACCAGTTGTACAAGGTCGCCGGCTGGGCAGACCAGCGCGCGCATTTTAATGACGCCCTCAGTGCCGCCCAGCAACGCTACCGCAACAGCTTGCCGCCAGCGGTGTATCAGGCGCTGGTGGACAACAGCAATAAACGCTTCGCACCGCAGTCGGTAG
This genomic window from Pseudomonas sp. Bout1 contains:
- the serA gene encoding phosphoglycerate dehydrogenase, coding for MSKTSLDKSKIKFLLLEGVHPSAVEVLKAAGYTSIEYITSSLPEAQLKEKIADAHFIGIRSRTQLTEEIFDHAKKLVAVGCFCIGTNQVDLNAARERGIAVFNAPYSNTRSVAELVLAEAILLLRGIPEKNASCHRGGWIKSAANSFEIRGKKLGIVGYGSIGTQLSVLAEGLGMQVFFYDTLTKLPLGNATQVSSLTELLGMSDIVTLHVPETAETQWMIGEKEIRAIKKGGILINAARGTVVELDALADAIKDKHLIGAAIDVFPVEPRSNDDIFESPLRGLDNVILTPHIGGSTAEAQANIGLEVSEKLVKYSDNGTSVSSVNFPEVALPAHPGKHRLLHIHQNIPGVMMEINKVFAENGINISGQFLQTNEKVGYVVIDVDAEYSDLAQEKLQHINGTIRSRVLF
- a CDS encoding DUF4399 domain-containing protein; translation: MKAFLTRATLASLLLGASMLATAADGIPRSAPPEGAKVFIVSPKDGATVDKTFTVKFGMEGLKLAPATSQDPGTGHHHLLIDQKALPDASVPIPATDTVIHYGKAQTETELTLTPGKHTLQLVAGDKLHMQFNPTVASKVITVNVK
- a CDS encoding transporter substrate-binding domain-containing protein encodes the protein MRFLPGLLLLLPLVSPLAHADLIDDVFDRGELRIAMQANTPPFNFKQGDKLTGFEVELGELLAKEMDVRPSFITVDAAELLAGVESAKYDVAINHIAMTPELADRFDFSEPYSYSSAQLIVRKQEQRPLGSFAALKGKALGVAQGSQFVEQARTAEGVDLRSYADAKQPIKDVADQQIDAAISDRLLIPYAIRDSELPVKGGADVGPTLSLAIPFQKGNPAFKASLDKALQRVKADGRLTALSEKWFGMDASKPVAKAG
- a CDS encoding DUF523 domain-containing protein; the encoded protein is MQKILVSRCLLGHRVRYDAGASGPFDQLTAWQAEGRVVAVCPEVAGGLPTPRPSAEIPGGQGIDVWEGRAQVLTAQGEDFSEAFLDGAHQALALVQRHHIRIAVLKANSPSCGNLLTYDGTFTGVKVTGEGVTAALLKRHGVLVFSELELPEAAAALAKLSSPT
- a CDS encoding FAD-binding oxidoreductase produces the protein MTHPALIDELKTLVEPGKVLTDADSLEAYGKDWTKHFAPAPVAIVFPKTTEQVQAIVRWANEHKVALVPSGGRTGLSAAAVAANGEVVVSFDYMNQILDVNLTDRTAVCQPGVVTKQLQNVAEEKGLYYPVDFASSGSSQIGGNIGTNAGGIKVIRYGMTRNWVAGMKVVTGKGDLLELNKDLIKNATGYDMRQLFIGAEGTLGFVVEATMRLDRAPKNLTAMVLGTTDFDSIMPVLHAFQSKLDLTAFEFFSDKALAKVLGRGDVPAPFESDCPFYALLEFEATTEEVANDALATFEHCVEQGWVLDGVMSQSETQLHNLWKLREYISETISHWTPYKNDISVTVSKVPAFLKEIDAIVGEHYPDFEIVWFGHIGDGNLHLNILKPENLSKDEFFAKCATVNKWVFETVQKYNGSISAEHGVGMTKRDYLTYSRSPVEIEYMKAVKAVFDPNGIMNPGKIFAV
- a CDS encoding 2OG-Fe(II) oxygenase, coding for MRAMPIPSDHPLLLRIVDDLAAQGWSQQNIFLPEALTLELAAECHKRAAEGELAPAAVGRGPSQEIREGIRGDHIQWLEPGEVVACDNYLELMDSLRVAMNRGLFLGLEDFESHFAMYPPGAFYLRHVDRFRDDDRRMVSAVIYLNDAWLPEHGGQLRMYLKGDVEYDVVPTGGCLVVFLSGEIPHEVMPATRERLSLTGWFRRRGNEPF